The uncultured Campylobacter sp. DNA segment GGACTACACGCGCATCTAGGCTTACTCTATCTTTCGCAAGGAAACGGAGCTAAATTTAAAGCCTACGTCGAAAAGGAAGCCGAGCTTTACCCCGAGTCGCGCGACTACGCGATGTTTTTGCTAAACCAAAATAGCAAAACTCGGGGCGCAGCGGGCAAAACCGAGGCAAATTTAAGCGAGCAGACGAAGGAAAAATCAGGCGCAAGCGAGCCCAATTTAAGCGACAAAGGCTCAAATTTAGGCGAGCAGACGAGCAAGCAAAATTTGAAAAACAAGCAAACAAAACCAGCCAAAAC contains these protein-coding regions:
- a CDS encoding DUF4810 domain-containing protein is translated as MCFKMLANFALVSAAALLLSGCADDSPRQLYYWDGAYTSSVYEYLTEEGDAGAQIAALEQSLQKAYQRAAKVPPGLHAHLGLLYLSQGNGAKFKAYVEKEAELYPESRDYAMFLLNQNSKTRGAAGKTEANLSEQTKEKSGASEPNLSDKGSNLGEQTSKQNLKNKQTKPAKTSKTAKGSQNEK